In one window of Cryptococcus neoformans var. neoformans JEC21 chromosome 7 sequence DNA:
- a CDS encoding NAD-dependent histone deacetylase, putative: MAGDSKATDLESKFSEPQDEEPEESYSYNGTSDSDGSEASRSSSPGIDDGALSGDDLNPLRKAASFIKSGNAKDVIFLLGAGISTSAGIPDFRSPSTGLYHNLQALELPFPEAVFELGFFQRRPEPFWTLAKEIYPGRHFPTPTHYLLQLFNRHNLLKRVFTQNIDTLETLAGLPPHLIVEAHGSFATAHCLKCRREVDREEVLKAGVRKGEVVRCDATLKAMGKGKKCGGLVKPDIVFFGEGLPDRFFKLVPELRKCDLLIVIGTSLQVQPFASLVDYVPSTCPRLLINREAVGPFSDLESTFSSLPPSISKLLNGPSPSRDMFYEGDADLGAWKLAEELGWKDELEEMVKKGREELEREWRKQEGDVAGEGTKEAEKTAEKVAKAVTKNIQEGEGLEEEELEEAIRKVLKL, encoded by the exons AT GGCAGGTGATTCTAAAGCTACTGATCTGGAATCCAAGTTTTCCGAGCCCCAGGACGAAGAACCAGAGGAATCATATAGCTATAATGGAACTTCTGATTCTGATGGCTCAGAG GCTTCCAGGTCGTCGTCCCCGGGTATAGACGATGGGGCGTTATCAGGAGATGACCTTAATCCATTGAGAAAAGCGGCGAGCTTTATCAAGTCAGGAAATG CCAAGGATGTTATTTTCCTTCTAGGAGCTGGTATCTCCACCTCTGCTGGTATCCCTGATTTCCGTTCCCCTTCGACCGGTCTCTATCATAACCTGCAAGCATTGGAGCTACCATTCCCAGAAGCGGTATTCGAGCTGGGATTTTTCCAGAGGAGGCCTGAACCGTTTTGGACCCTGGCAAAAGAGATATATCCCGGAAGACATTTC CCTACACCTACACAttaccttcttcagctgTTCAATCGACACAACCTTCTAAAGCGTGTGTTCACCCAAAATATCGATACGCTTGAAACCCTTGCCGGATTGCCTCCTCATCTCATCGTTGAAGCCCACGGCTCTTTCGCCACTGCGCACTGCCTCAAATGTCGACGAGAAGTCGATAGAGAGGAGGTTCTTAAAGCCGGTGTTAGAAAAGGAGAGGTCGTCCGATGTGATGCGACTCTCAAGGCCatggggaaagggaagaaatgcGGTGGTTTGGTGAAGCCTGATATCGTGTTCTTTGGGGAGGGTCTCCCAGATCGGTTTTTCAAGCTTGTGCCA GAGCTGAGAAAATGCGATTTACTAATTGTTATTGGTACATCACTCCAAGTTCAACCCTTCGCCTCTCTCGTCGACTACGTTCCTTCTACATGCCCTCGTCTACTCATCAACCGCGAAGCTGTCGGACCGTTTTCCGATCTGGAGAGTAcattctcctccctccctcccagtATCTCAAAGCTCCTGAACGGTCCGAGCCCATCGAGAGACATGTTCTACGAAGGTGATGCTGACCTTGGTGCCTGGAAGCTAGCGGAAGAACTGGGTTGGAAAGATGAactggaggagatggtgaaaaaaggaagggaagaattGGAGAGGGAATGGAGGAAGCAAGAAGGGGACGTGGCTGGGGAAGGGACGAAGGAGGCTGAGAAGACGGCGGAGAAGGTGGCAAAAGCTGTGACGAAAAATAttcaggaaggagaggggcttgaagaagaagagcttgaagaagctaTCAGAAAGGTACTCAAGCTTtag